From Rutidosis leptorrhynchoides isolate AG116_Rl617_1_P2 chromosome 3, CSIRO_AGI_Rlap_v1, whole genome shotgun sequence, a single genomic window includes:
- the LOC139900703 gene encoding uncharacterized protein yields the protein MDQNFWEVAIAPDASWSWRKILQIRDIIGNHFIHVIQNGRNTSAWTDIWASHSRLKDMLSRREIVRAGFSGREKVCDLYQNGSWVWLSAWVEVIPSLATVSHPNPQAGNDVVKWRMIDGKVAEFSVNVVWHTIRPHADQVLWVNLVWFSQCVPRHAFMVWLLMGERLKTQDKLKIWERKFNSNSSITCSLCKQQEDSHTHLFFSCSYSARICRKGAQIVGMPNWGLDWKAITDVLIPLASRNLARIIVTKIVFGAMVYYIWQERNSRLFGKAPRFTTATAIPQI from the exons ATGGATCAAAATTTTTGGGAAGTTGCAATCGCTCCGGACGCAAGTTGGAGTTGGAGAAAGATATTACAAATTCGTGATATAATAGGTAATCATTTTATACACGTGATCCAGAATGGGAGAAATACATCGGCATGGACTGATATATGGGCGAGTCATTCTCGTCTAAAAGATATGTTGTCGCGAAGGGAGATCGTTCGGGCAGGATTTAGTGGTAGAGAAAAGGTATGTGACTTGTACCAAAATGGGTCATGGGTTTGGCTTAGTGCATGGGTTGAAGTTATTCCATCTCTTGCTACTGTTTCTCACCCAAATCCTCAAGCTGGTAATGATGTGGTTAAGTGGAGAATGATTGATGGTAAGGTTGCAGAATTTTCTGTTAATGTAGTTTGGCACACCATTCGTCCGCATGCCGACCAAGTGTTATGGGTTAATCTTGTTTGGTTTTCTCAATGCGTTCCGAGACATGCTTTTATGGTTTGGTTACTTATGGGGGAGAGATTGAAGACTCAAGATAAACTCAAAATATGGGAAAGAAAGTTTAATTCAAATAGTTCTATCACTTGCTCGTTATGTAAACAACAAGAGGACTCTCATACTCACCTTTTTTTCTCGTGCTCATATTCAGCGAGGATATGCAGGAAAGGAGCTCAGATTGTGGGCATGCCTAATTGGGGGTTGGATTGGAAAGCAATTACAGATGTTCTTATCCCATTGGCTTCAAGAAACTTGGCTAGAATCATTGTCACAAAAATTGTATTCGGAGCGATGGTATATTATATTTGGCAAGAGAGAAATTCAAGGCTCTTTGGTAAAGCTCCAAG GTTCACCACAGCTACTGCTATTCCTCAGATCTAA